One genomic region from Bacillus sp. SLBN-46 encodes:
- a CDS encoding sulfite reductase subunit alpha produces MQLTLENPKSTKSDKPFSRTNPFRAKVLKNSNLNGTGSSKETRHIELSLKDSGLSYNPGDALGVVPANDPELVASLLVLMGWDEESVVTVSKLGETLPLKEALTSYFEITLLTKKILQQAAAFTENELLQNLVLVENSTQLKEYCYGRDLLDMLRDFGPWKASAQDIVSLLRKMTPRLYSIASSLTANPDEVHLTIGAVRYTAHGRDRKGVCSVLCAERLQEGDTLPVFVQANKHFNLPDSQDTDIIMVGPGTGIAPFRSFIQERAVNKATGRSWLFFGDQHAASDFLYQNELEQYQQDGVLTRLDTAFSRDAVQKVYVQHKLIEHSKELFAWIEKGAIFYVCGDKEHMAKDVNDTLITIIEQEGTMNREAAEAYLKDMQKQGRYQRDVY; encoded by the coding sequence AGTGACAAACCATTTTCAAGGACTAATCCATTTCGAGCAAAGGTTTTAAAAAATAGTAATTTAAATGGAACTGGCTCTAGCAAGGAAACAAGGCACATTGAGTTATCATTAAAAGATTCAGGTCTTTCTTACAACCCGGGTGATGCACTTGGCGTTGTGCCGGCAAATGATCCGGAACTTGTGGCTTCTCTTCTTGTGCTAATGGGCTGGGATGAAGAATCGGTTGTTACTGTTAGTAAGCTAGGTGAGACACTGCCGTTAAAGGAAGCGCTGACTTCTTACTTTGAAATTACACTGCTGACTAAGAAGATCTTACAACAAGCAGCAGCATTTACAGAAAATGAATTGCTTCAAAACCTTGTGTTAGTTGAGAATTCAACCCAACTAAAGGAATATTGCTATGGGCGTGATTTGCTTGATATGTTACGTGATTTTGGCCCATGGAAGGCTTCTGCCCAGGACATCGTTTCCTTATTAAGAAAAATGACGCCACGTCTCTATTCAATTGCAAGCAGCCTTACAGCAAATCCTGATGAAGTTCATCTAACGATAGGTGCTGTACGCTACACTGCGCATGGACGTGACCGAAAAGGCGTTTGTTCTGTTTTATGTGCTGAGCGTCTTCAGGAAGGGGATACGCTTCCAGTCTTTGTTCAAGCTAATAAACACTTCAATTTGCCAGATTCCCAAGATACAGATATTATAATGGTTGGTCCTGGGACGGGCATTGCACCATTCCGTTCTTTTATCCAGGAACGTGCAGTTAATAAAGCAACCGGCCGGTCATGGCTGTTTTTTGGGGATCAGCATGCTGCCTCGGATTTTCTTTATCAAAACGAGCTGGAACAATACCAACAAGATGGGGTATTAACAAGACTTGATACGGCATTTTCCCGCGATGCGGTTCAAAAAGTTTATGTCCAGCATAAACTGATCGAACATAGCAAAGAATTATTTGCATGGATTGAAAAAGGAGCTATATTCTACGTTTGTGGGGATAAGGAACATATGGCGAAAGACGTCAACGACACGCTGATTACCATCATTGAACAGGAAGGTACAATGAATCGTGAAGCAGCCGAAGCGTATCTTAAAGATATGCAGAAGCAAGGACGTTATCAACGTGATGTGTATTAA
- a CDS encoding GNAT family N-acetyltransferase: MTERCELLAISEEDYESIWMLYVNEDVRKYLDGTVDEISFGIRFQMMLESNHYWTVRLKETKEFIGLVCLDTGYDRINTEIGYQFLPAYWGKGYAKEVIEKVIEYGFHSLELTTIVAETPTLNERACRLLKRVGMKFEKTFKRFGSDQSMFSIQKGAWHRVNWG; this comes from the coding sequence ATGACAGAGCGATGCGAGTTATTGGCTATTTCTGAAGAAGACTATGAATCCATATGGATGTTGTATGTGAACGAAGACGTACGTAAGTACCTTGATGGAACAGTTGATGAGATATCGTTTGGTATTAGATTTCAAATGATGTTGGAATCCAATCATTATTGGACAGTTAGACTGAAAGAAACGAAAGAATTTATTGGGTTAGTATGCTTAGATACAGGCTATGACAGAATCAACACAGAGATTGGCTATCAATTTTTACCTGCTTACTGGGGAAAGGGGTATGCGAAGGAAGTCATCGAGAAGGTAATCGAATATGGCTTTCATTCCTTGGAGTTAACAACGATTGTCGCTGAAACGCCAACACTTAATGAACGGGCCTGCAGGTTGTTAAAAAGAGTGGGGATGAAATTTGAAAAAACATTTAAGAGATTTGGAAGTGATCAATCTATGTTTAGTATTCAGAAGGGGGCTTGGCACAGGGTGAATTGGGGTTAG